One region of Metallosphaera sedula DSM 5348 genomic DNA includes:
- a CDS encoding serine/threonine protein kinase, which yields MVEIAKFIFPTYSPEIEEELVSFGLTKAYSIGGTTLGKYKVLGKGKTGVVVLTEDGLALKIRRTDSPKESLELEARLQMRAERSAPRVVKFGRNFILMEYVQGRHLDYVESTEVITDLLLRAKYLESVNLEHKELVHPWKNVIVTQGRTYILDYDSVSVKEKPFNVNRILNAFGFHDLARAYKKGEIDLDEVLKRIQTSYPSTSG from the coding sequence CTGGTTGAAATAGCGAAGTTCATTTTCCCTACCTACTCTCCCGAGATTGAAGAGGAGCTGGTCTCGTTTGGACTAACCAAGGCATACTCGATCGGGGGGACAACCCTTGGGAAATACAAGGTCCTGGGGAAGGGAAAGACTGGGGTTGTGGTCCTGACAGAGGACGGCCTAGCTCTCAAGATTAGGAGGACCGACTCCCCGAAGGAGAGCCTGGAACTTGAGGCTAGACTACAGATGAGGGCTGAGAGATCTGCCCCTAGGGTAGTGAAATTCGGAAGGAATTTCATTCTCATGGAGTATGTCCAGGGTAGGCATCTGGACTACGTCGAGAGCACGGAAGTAATTACGGATCTCCTGCTTAGGGCCAAGTACCTTGAGAGTGTTAACCTGGAACACAAGGAGCTAGTTCACCCCTGGAAGAACGTGATCGTGACCCAGGGAAGAACCTACATCCTCGACTACGATTCCGTGTCCGTGAAGGAGAAGCCCTTCAATGTGAACAGGATCTTAAACGCGTTCGGTTTTCACGACTTAGCTAGGGCTTACAAGAAAGGTGAAATTGATCTAGATGAGGTTCTCAAAAGGATCCAGACTTCCTATCCCTCAACTTCAGGTTAA
- the cca gene encoding CCA tRNA nucleotidyltransferase: MEILEEVLRRVKPGPEDTIRIQSAVDLVISRLKDLDAEVHGSFRKGTWLKGDTDVDLFVFYPRSVGKEYLAREALREILDRLQGLRTRLAYAEHPYVIVEVDGVEVDVVPALRVESGDQAITAVDRTPFHTRYVTSRLSDEGKDQVRLLKRFLKGIGVYGAEIRVMGFSGYVAELLTIYYGSFLNVLKGASTWKPGTEIVLERETKEFNSPLVIPDPVDPRRNAAAAVSMKSLATMSIASRMFLKEASLDFFYPPSPEPQPVLGEVLVAEIKLLEPYVDDVLWGQIRRSVEKIRNSLLNAGFRVVDVGWCQDERVRLLVQVESTQIGDHHLGQGPPFYLESSTEFILSNRHVWVGDDGKLYALKRRKEVDPERIILNSISLKYKYSVRQYKLTEASDDCTRAFLRKRPLWLK; this comes from the coding sequence TTGGAGATACTCGAGGAAGTCTTGAGGAGAGTGAAACCGGGACCTGAGGACACAATCAGGATTCAGAGTGCCGTGGACCTGGTGATTTCCAGGCTCAAGGACCTTGACGCCGAGGTTCACGGCTCCTTCAGGAAGGGTACATGGCTGAAGGGAGACACTGACGTGGACCTATTCGTGTTCTACCCTAGAAGCGTTGGGAAGGAGTACCTAGCCCGAGAAGCCTTGAGGGAAATCCTGGACAGACTTCAGGGACTAAGGACGAGGCTGGCTTATGCTGAGCACCCATATGTCATAGTTGAAGTGGACGGTGTTGAAGTGGACGTTGTTCCTGCGCTCAGGGTCGAGAGTGGGGATCAGGCCATCACGGCTGTAGATAGAACCCCCTTTCACACAAGGTACGTTACGAGCAGGTTAAGCGATGAGGGAAAGGACCAGGTTAGACTCCTAAAGAGGTTCCTGAAGGGGATAGGGGTTTACGGCGCCGAGATAAGAGTAATGGGTTTCTCTGGATATGTTGCTGAGTTGCTCACGATCTACTACGGCTCATTCCTGAACGTGTTAAAGGGCGCGTCAACCTGGAAACCCGGTACCGAGATAGTTCTGGAGAGGGAAACCAAGGAATTCAACTCACCCCTGGTTATCCCAGATCCCGTAGACCCCAGGAGGAACGCCGCTGCTGCCGTATCCATGAAAAGTCTAGCAACAATGTCGATTGCCTCTAGGATGTTTCTTAAGGAAGCCTCGCTTGACTTCTTCTATCCTCCCTCGCCTGAACCGCAACCCGTCCTAGGAGAGGTCCTGGTTGCAGAGATCAAGCTACTGGAGCCCTACGTTGACGACGTTCTTTGGGGACAGATAAGAAGGAGCGTGGAGAAGATCAGGAATTCACTGCTCAACGCAGGTTTCAGGGTAGTAGATGTGGGGTGGTGCCAGGACGAGAGGGTAAGGCTATTGGTTCAGGTGGAGTCAACGCAGATAGGGGATCATCACCTGGGACAGGGACCTCCCTTCTACCTTGAGAGCTCCACTGAGTTCATCCTCTCTAACAGGCACGTTTGGGTGGGTGATGACGGCAAACTTTACGCGTTGAAGAGGAGGAAGGAGGTCGACCCTGAGAGGATAATCCTTAACTCTATCTCTCTCAAGTATAAGTACTCGGTAAGACAGTATAAACTCACGGAGGCCAGCGACGATTGCACGAGGGCTTTCTTAAGGAAAAGGCCACTCTGGTTGAAATAG
- the thpR gene encoding RNA 2',3'-cyclic phosphodiesterase → MRLFIGIPVYDAPWLREALGMVERTGADVKLVEPQNVHITLAFLGEVAEDRVNLVRESLDEVKFTAFRVVFRGLGAFPSVSRPRVVWMGITEGFNELKRIRTSLVKALNSRRVRVEEEQFVPHLTLGRVKGPRGVLELAKLVEEMSDKQFGEQEVKEIVLFKSTLTPKGPIYDPLHRITA, encoded by the coding sequence GTGAGGCTATTCATAGGGATTCCAGTTTATGACGCACCGTGGCTAAGGGAGGCTCTTGGAATGGTGGAGAGAACTGGAGCTGACGTGAAGCTCGTGGAACCCCAAAACGTTCACATTACCCTGGCTTTCCTGGGGGAAGTTGCGGAGGACAGGGTCAACCTGGTAAGGGAGAGCTTGGACGAGGTGAAGTTCACGGCCTTCAGGGTTGTGTTCAGGGGGTTAGGAGCTTTCCCCAGCGTGTCCAGACCTAGGGTTGTGTGGATGGGAATAACTGAAGGTTTCAACGAGCTCAAAAGGATCAGGACATCCCTGGTGAAAGCCCTAAACTCCAGGAGAGTTAGGGTGGAAGAGGAACAATTTGTTCCGCACCTTACCCTGGGAAGGGTAAAGGGACCGAGAGGTGTGCTCGAGCTTGCCAAACTCGTGGAGGAGATGTCGGACAAGCAGTTTGGTGAACAGGAGGTAAAGGAAATAGTCCTGTTCAAGAGCACCTTAACCCCCAAGGGGCCTATCTACGATCCACTTCACAGAATCACGGCATAA
- a CDS encoding AAA family ATPase: protein MKVLLITGMPGSGKSLLSSILKERGYTVIVMGDSVRKRFEKEARHGERLMDYAKRLREIYGEGIVARLSIEELRGREERVVFDGVRNLAEVDEFSRLGKPVIVAVHAPPALRYERLKKRMRADDSLREEDLRRRDLEEIALGVGGVIALADVMVVNDSTEEEFRKRALEALGKIT from the coding sequence ATTAAAGTCCTTCTAATCACTGGAATGCCCGGTTCCGGAAAGTCCCTCCTCTCCTCAATCTTGAAGGAGAGAGGTTACACGGTGATCGTGATGGGTGACTCGGTGAGGAAGAGGTTCGAGAAGGAGGCAAGACACGGTGAAAGACTCATGGATTACGCAAAGAGGTTAAGGGAGATCTATGGTGAGGGGATAGTTGCCAGGTTAAGCATAGAGGAGTTGAGGGGAAGGGAGGAAAGGGTAGTCTTTGACGGTGTGAGAAATCTTGCTGAGGTTGATGAGTTTTCAAGACTTGGAAAACCTGTGATAGTCGCAGTTCATGCCCCACCTGCTCTCAGATACGAGAGGCTAAAGAAAAGGATGAGGGCTGATGATTCCTTGAGGGAAGAGGACCTAAGGAGAAGGGATCTCGAGGAGATCGCCCTCGGAGTTGGGGGAGTTATAGCCCTGGCCGACGTCATGGTAGTCAACGACTCCACAGAGGAGGAGTTCAGGAAGAGGGCCCTTGAGGCCCTGGGGAAGATAACTTGA
- a CDS encoding RNA-binding domain-containing protein: protein MTRIVVTAEIRPSEDEDKVKVAVANFFSFKSSKVEEGKYRLFVAESDTLSSLSKFHRVLREERILDAARKYLRRGIEGDRLTFMIHKQAAYVGKITFVDSENESPLGPITYTVFHRDLEAVVDWLAPRTSRGRPLWDNPMPED, encoded by the coding sequence TTGACTAGGATTGTGGTAACAGCCGAGATTAGGCCATCGGAAGACGAGGATAAGGTTAAGGTGGCAGTGGCAAACTTCTTCTCGTTCAAGTCAAGCAAGGTTGAGGAAGGAAAATACAGGTTGTTCGTGGCGGAATCGGACACGCTATCAAGTCTTTCAAAGTTTCACAGGGTTCTTAGGGAAGAGAGGATACTGGACGCTGCCCGTAAATACCTGAGGAGGGGCATTGAAGGGGACAGGCTGACCTTCATGATCCATAAGCAGGCAGCCTACGTGGGGAAAATCACCTTTGTGGATAGCGAGAACGAGTCGCCCCTGGGTCCCATAACCTACACAGTGTTTCACAGGGATCTGGAGGCCGTGGTGGACTGGCTAGCTCCCAGGACCTCAAGGGGAAGACCCCTCTGGGACAACCCTATGCCCGAAGATTGA
- the rnz gene encoding ribonuclease Z → MMKVYFIGTGGGAPSRRGLPAYLVRREGLSILMDCGEGTQITMIRNSLNIMNVNVIAITHLHADHVLGLPSLIQTMGMYDRKERLYILGPEGLKDLLTETFERTYFSPNFPIEFVSSYESQGIRVRPFRTCHVVPSQGYLVEEKDTANLDAERLRREGVTDWRVMRMLKEGKEVPWGDRVLKPEDYLIVKRGIRIAYTGDTRPCETVINSVKGVDLLLHDSTFEQGIDASEYGHSTSTEAATVAREAEVKRLALIHISARYRDTSEMLKQARRIFPMSFVPEDLSFLNLRA, encoded by the coding sequence ATGATGAAGGTTTACTTCATTGGTACAGGTGGGGGAGCACCATCTAGGAGAGGACTCCCAGCTTACCTGGTGAGGAGGGAAGGCCTCTCCATACTCATGGACTGCGGTGAGGGAACACAAATAACCATGATAAGGAACTCCTTGAACATCATGAACGTTAACGTAATTGCCATAACCCACCTCCACGCAGACCACGTACTTGGGTTACCGTCACTGATCCAGACCATGGGGATGTACGATAGGAAGGAGAGACTATATATCCTTGGTCCAGAAGGGCTTAAGGACTTGCTTACCGAGACCTTTGAGAGAACCTACTTTTCGCCCAATTTTCCCATAGAGTTTGTCTCAAGCTACGAGAGCCAGGGCATTAGGGTGAGGCCCTTTAGAACCTGCCACGTGGTTCCCTCCCAGGGTTACCTTGTGGAGGAGAAGGACACCGCAAACCTTGATGCAGAGAGGTTGAGGAGGGAAGGGGTTACCGACTGGAGGGTAATGAGGATGCTTAAGGAGGGGAAGGAGGTCCCCTGGGGTGACAGGGTTCTGAAACCTGAGGACTACTTGATCGTGAAGAGGGGAATAAGGATAGCTTACACAGGAGACACAAGGCCCTGTGAAACCGTAATCAACTCGGTCAAGGGAGTTGATCTTCTCCTCCACGATTCGACCTTTGAGCAGGGGATTGACGCATCAGAGTACGGTCACTCCACATCAACCGAGGCTGCTACCGTAGCCAGGGAAGCAGAGGTCAAGAGGCTAGCCCTAATTCACATAAGTGCCAGGTACAGGGACACGTCGGAGATGTTGAAGCAGGCCAGGAGAATTTTCCCCATGTCCTTCGTCCCAGAGGACCTTTCCTTCCTCAATCTTCGGGCATAG
- a CDS encoding TRM11 family SAM-dependent methyltransferase, whose protein sequence is MKYAKLSNDEAFASMAELRALVGEEVHFLTGVGLYDREVKGVARRSSTIKAVGQVLTISHDPGEINESLKGNCFSIYPDVILGREKERFHALYSEAIRGVKTSRSCRKLDLIFTDGVLLAGLREEERDSKSLVEHSRKPFSQSGTMDPYTSRLMVNLARPRRVLDPFAGLGSILIEAEWLGYRAVGLDVDLKMIGKAKVNLEYFGYSSELIQGSATALPYTRGFSVVTDPPYGRSSNAKGMKLEELYQGFLSEVAEILEGRLVFAADSNVDWRDVIRSVGLRTVYTHFLYQHKSLSRAIYVVER, encoded by the coding sequence ATGAAATACGCTAAGCTAAGCAATGACGAAGCCTTTGCCTCCATGGCTGAACTCAGGGCGTTAGTTGGGGAGGAGGTTCATTTCCTAACTGGGGTTGGCCTTTACGATCGTGAAGTGAAGGGGGTTGCGAGAAGGTCGTCCACGATAAAGGCTGTGGGACAGGTCCTGACCATCTCCCACGATCCAGGAGAGATAAACGAGAGCCTCAAGGGAAATTGCTTCTCGATCTATCCCGACGTCATCCTAGGAAGGGAAAAGGAGAGGTTTCACGCCCTATACTCTGAGGCGATTCGCGGGGTTAAGACGTCTAGGTCATGTCGGAAACTTGACCTAATCTTCACGGATGGGGTCCTCCTGGCTGGGCTCAGAGAAGAGGAGAGGGATAGCAAGAGCCTGGTTGAGCACTCGAGGAAGCCCTTTTCCCAGTCTGGAACCATGGATCCCTACACCTCCAGGCTAATGGTGAACTTGGCTAGGCCCAGGAGGGTTCTGGATCCCTTTGCGGGACTGGGTTCAATCCTGATTGAAGCTGAGTGGCTAGGTTATAGAGCAGTGGGACTGGATGTGGATCTCAAGATGATAGGGAAAGCCAAGGTTAACCTGGAGTACTTTGGATACTCCAGTGAACTGATCCAGGGATCGGCCACGGCTCTCCCCTACACGCGGGGGTTCTCCGTGGTTACTGATCCGCCTTACGGTAGGTCAAGTAACGCGAAGGGAATGAAGCTGGAGGAGCTGTACCAAGGTTTTCTCTCGGAGGTGGCGGAAATCCTGGAGGGGAGGTTAGTTTTCGCCGCAGACTCCAACGTGGACTGGAGGGATGTCATAAGGTCAGTTGGGCTGAGGACCGTGTACACCCACTTCCTCTATCAACACAAGAGCCTGTCAAGGGCCATATACGTTGTGGAGAGATGA
- the prs gene encoding ribose-phosphate diphosphokinase — MIIVGGTATNGIDERLSKLLGARLIKVEHKVFPDGESYVRIPSSLSGEEVVLVQTTQPPQDKNLMELFLMVEALRDVGASRVTAVVPYIAYSRQDRRFLDGEAISIKTVLNVMRSLGVSTLVTVEPHHQESLDYFGGEVRVVDPIPSLAKEVRRFVKNPFVLGPDRGAMGRAERLAKELGCRYSFLEKERDRHTGEIRVRAGNLGSLKGYDVVLVDDIISTGGTLVEATKIAQSLGAETVSAAAVHLLLVNGAYNRLREAGIKEIVGVNTVVPREKVNLVDISDQIAVKL; from the coding sequence ATGATCATTGTAGGAGGTACTGCGACGAACGGGATCGACGAAAGGCTATCCAAGTTACTGGGAGCCAGGCTGATCAAGGTTGAACACAAGGTTTTCCCAGACGGGGAGTCCTACGTTAGGATTCCTTCCTCCCTCTCAGGTGAGGAGGTTGTCCTAGTCCAGACAACTCAACCACCGCAGGATAAGAACCTCATGGAACTTTTCTTAATGGTCGAGGCCCTAAGGGACGTGGGGGCATCCAGGGTGACGGCCGTTGTGCCCTACATAGCCTATTCCAGGCAAGACAGGAGATTCCTTGATGGAGAGGCAATAAGCATAAAGACAGTGCTCAACGTCATGCGTTCCCTGGGTGTCTCAACCCTGGTCACAGTGGAACCACATCATCAAGAGTCCCTGGACTATTTTGGGGGAGAGGTGAGGGTGGTGGATCCCATCCCCTCCTTGGCGAAGGAGGTGAGAAGGTTCGTTAAGAACCCCTTTGTCCTAGGCCCAGATAGGGGAGCCATGGGGAGGGCCGAGAGACTCGCTAAGGAACTAGGATGCAGGTACTCCTTTCTGGAAAAGGAGAGGGATAGGCACACCGGGGAGATTAGGGTTAGAGCAGGAAACCTAGGGTCGCTGAAGGGTTACGACGTTGTCCTCGTGGACGACATAATCAGCACCGGTGGAACGCTGGTAGAGGCAACCAAGATAGCCCAATCTCTGGGTGCTGAAACCGTGAGTGCCGCTGCCGTTCACCTCCTGCTGGTTAACGGGGCATACAACAGGTTAAGGGAGGCAGGGATCAAGGAGATCGTCGGAGTTAACACCGTGGTTCCAAGGGAAAAGGTTAACCTAGTGGATATATCGGATCAGATAGCCGTGAAGCTATGA
- a CDS encoding ATP/GTP-binding protein gives MYYVFFTGTAGSGKTTMVKEFQEYLLDQEMDVAVVNMDPAVERLPYTPDFDVRDYVDAMEVMERYGLGPNSSLIVSVDLLLTKATEIKNDIGNIEANYVLVDTPGQVELFAYRDTGRTFSSLLVGDSKSVNVFLLDAFLARDARSYVSLLLLSSSVRFKLGIPQLNVLSKIDLISKDELNNLLEWGQGEGLMDSLGVIDDYSFELVKTLVESLEVPPIPVSSPSRQGFDELYAELQRVLAGGEDYATEENNSRL, from the coding sequence ATGTATTACGTGTTCTTCACAGGAACTGCCGGCTCAGGGAAGACCACCATGGTGAAGGAGTTCCAGGAATACCTCCTTGACCAGGAAATGGACGTTGCCGTGGTCAACATGGACCCTGCAGTGGAGAGGCTTCCCTACACCCCGGACTTTGACGTAAGGGATTACGTTGATGCCATGGAGGTAATGGAGAGATATGGCCTGGGTCCCAACTCATCCCTCATAGTCTCCGTGGACCTCCTCCTCACCAAGGCAACGGAGATAAAGAACGACATTGGGAACATAGAGGCCAATTACGTTCTCGTGGACACCCCAGGTCAGGTAGAACTCTTCGCGTACAGGGACACCGGGAGGACCTTCTCGTCCCTACTGGTGGGGGACAGCAAAAGCGTCAACGTGTTCCTCCTGGATGCGTTTCTGGCCAGGGATGCCAGGAGTTACGTGTCTCTCCTTCTTCTCTCCAGTTCAGTTAGGTTCAAGTTGGGAATTCCACAGCTGAACGTTCTCTCCAAGATTGACTTGATCTCCAAGGATGAATTGAATAACCTCCTTGAGTGGGGCCAGGGAGAGGGACTCATGGACAGCCTGGGAGTCATAGATGATTATTCCTTTGAGCTAGTGAAGACACTCGTGGAGAGCCTGGAGGTACCCCCCATACCCGTTTCCTCACCAAGTAGGCAGGGATTCGATGAGTTATACGCTGAACTCCAGAGGGTTCTAGCTGGAGGAGAGGACTACGCCACAGAGGAGAACAATAGCAGACTGTAG
- a CDS encoding DNA polymerase sliding clamp, giving the protein MKFKVIDANSMATIFRTIGEFMPEITLIGTKEGVRLSGVDPARVALIDIFIPQAYFHEYESAEKETVTVKLEEIIASLKNVKKNDSLTFQSGEDRLMITLDGDFERTFYLPILMGEEPSLPSIKLEFAFKAKMLTSTFSNVMQILGDLGDALTLSAEGGKLTFMVEGDVGSSKVELSEESGTLLEATGADAKGTYGMDYLVKTAKMRNSSDIVELMFGSQLPIKLRFELPQEGYGDFYIAPRAE; this is encoded by the coding sequence ATGAAATTCAAGGTTATTGACGCTAACTCGATGGCCACGATCTTCAGGACCATAGGCGAGTTCATGCCCGAGATTACCTTGATAGGAACCAAGGAAGGCGTCAGGCTCAGCGGTGTTGATCCAGCCAGGGTTGCACTCATAGATATCTTTATTCCGCAGGCCTATTTCCACGAGTATGAGAGCGCGGAGAAGGAGACCGTTACTGTTAAGCTTGAGGAAATAATAGCTTCCCTCAAGAACGTTAAGAAGAACGATAGCTTAACTTTCCAGTCAGGGGAGGACAGGCTCATGATAACCTTGGACGGTGACTTTGAGAGGACCTTTTACCTACCCATCCTCATGGGTGAGGAGCCGAGTCTACCATCGATCAAGCTGGAGTTCGCCTTTAAGGCCAAGATGCTCACCTCGACCTTCTCCAACGTCATGCAGATACTTGGAGACCTAGGCGATGCCCTAACCCTGTCCGCAGAGGGAGGAAAGCTCACGTTCATGGTTGAGGGCGATGTGGGCAGTTCCAAGGTGGAGTTGTCTGAGGAGTCTGGGACCCTGCTTGAGGCCACCGGTGCAGACGCGAAGGGGACTTACGGCATGGATTACCTGGTGAAGACCGCGAAGATGAGGAACTCTTCTGACATAGTGGAGCTCATGTTCGGTTCCCAACTACCCATAAAGTTGAGGTTTGAGTTACCTCAGGAGGGTTACGGTGACTTCTATATTGCCCCCAGGGCAGAATAG
- the priS gene encoding DNA primase small subunit PriS: MTSILPPGQNRIVRSLIRSYYERAELYLPFDMELREFAFQPLSGGSYVRHLSFQTAQELREVLLREVPGHVFYSSAKYQRPSARDMEEKGWMGSDLQFDLDADHLCEPRKITFCPVCGKEVMGERCPDHDVEAREYVEIPLDCLRKTWDQAVLLSRILKEDFDLSPRIFFSGNRGFHVLVECSGDCALMDSDDRKEIVRYVMRDQVPFRGVEGDPGWAGRQEGGVSVDEQVTVDVHRLVRIPGSIHGKSSLLVKEMNDFLYDISLSPFSGKAVLLPFITGDFLLVDRQFHLNKGEPVSMEAGYAVFAYLKGLGEVTYYVR, from the coding sequence GTGACTTCTATATTGCCCCCAGGGCAGAATAGGATAGTCAGGTCTCTGATCAGGAGCTATTACGAGAGGGCAGAGCTATATCTCCCCTTCGACATGGAGTTGAGGGAGTTCGCCTTTCAACCGCTCTCAGGAGGCAGTTACGTTAGGCATCTCTCCTTCCAAACTGCCCAGGAGTTGAGGGAGGTGTTGTTGAGGGAGGTCCCAGGTCACGTCTTCTACTCCTCTGCCAAGTATCAGAGACCCTCAGCCAGGGACATGGAGGAGAAGGGTTGGATGGGGTCAGATCTCCAGTTCGATCTAGATGCTGACCATCTATGCGAGCCCAGGAAGATCACCTTCTGTCCCGTCTGCGGAAAGGAGGTTATGGGCGAAAGGTGTCCAGATCACGACGTGGAGGCGAGGGAGTACGTGGAGATTCCCTTGGACTGTCTAAGGAAGACCTGGGACCAGGCTGTGCTTCTCTCCAGGATATTGAAGGAGGACTTTGACCTGAGCCCCAGGATCTTCTTCTCAGGGAACAGGGGCTTTCACGTGCTCGTGGAGTGCAGTGGAGATTGCGCACTCATGGACTCAGACGACAGGAAGGAGATTGTGAGGTACGTCATGAGGGACCAGGTTCCCTTCAGGGGTGTTGAGGGGGATCCTGGGTGGGCCGGAAGGCAGGAAGGAGGGGTTAGCGTGGACGAACAGGTTACCGTGGATGTGCACAGGCTCGTGAGAATTCCAGGGTCAATCCACGGAAAGAGTTCCCTCCTCGTTAAGGAGATGAACGATTTCCTCTACGATATATCCCTTTCCCCCTTCTCGGGAAAGGCGGTCCTCCTCCCCTTCATTACAGGGGACTTCCTCCTAGTGGACAGGCAGTTTCACCTGAACAAGGGGGAGCCAGTTTCCATGGAGGCCGGTTACGCGGTCTTCGCATACCTCAAGGGCTTGGGTGAGGTGACCTATTACGTTAGATGA